Proteins encoded together in one Flavobacterium keumense window:
- the panB gene encoding 3-methyl-2-oxobutanoate hydroxymethyltransferase — protein MSVAKKDYKRITTKSLIEMKANGEKISMLTAYDYTMAKIVDSAGVDVILVGDSASNVMAGHETTLPITLDQMIYHASSVVRAIERALVVVDLPFGSYQSDSKEALRSAIRIMKESGGHAVKLEGGSEIKDSIKKILNAGIPVMGHLGLTPQSIYKFGTYTVRAKEDAEAEQLMEDAKLLESLGCFAIVLEKIPAHLAEKVAKSIAIPVIGIGAGGGVDGQVLVIHDMLGMNNEFSPRFLRRYMNLYEGMTSAISQYVEDVKSTDFPNANEQY, from the coding sequence ATGTCAGTCGCAAAAAAAGATTACAAAAGAATTACTACCAAGTCATTGATTGAGATGAAAGCAAATGGCGAAAAAATTTCAATGCTTACTGCCTATGATTATACTATGGCAAAAATAGTAGATTCTGCTGGGGTAGATGTAATTCTTGTGGGAGATTCTGCATCTAATGTTATGGCAGGACACGAAACTACTTTACCTATCACGCTGGACCAAATGATATACCACGCTTCGTCAGTAGTTCGTGCTATTGAACGCGCATTAGTTGTGGTCGATTTACCTTTTGGAAGTTACCAATCAGATTCAAAAGAAGCCTTGCGTTCTGCTATCCGAATTATGAAAGAAAGTGGTGGACATGCTGTAAAATTAGAAGGTGGTAGCGAAATAAAAGATTCTATCAAAAAAATATTAAACGCAGGGATTCCGGTTATGGGACATTTGGGTTTAACTCCTCAATCCATTTATAAATTTGGAACATACACTGTTCGTGCCAAAGAAGATGCAGAAGCAGAACAATTAATGGAAGATGCAAAACTTTTGGAAAGTTTAGGTTGTTTTGCAATTGTTTTAGAAAAAATTCCAGCCCATTTAGCCGAAAAAGTAGCCAAAAGCATTGCTATTCCTGTAATTGGAATTGGAGCTGGTGGAGGTGTTGACGGACAAGTATTAGTTATCCATGATATGTTAGGAATGAACAATGAATTCAGCCCTCGTTTCTTAAGACGCTATATGAATTTGTACGAAGGAATGACTTCGGCTATAAGCCAATATGTAGAAGATGTAAAATCAACTGATTTCCCTAATGCCAATGAACAATATTAG
- a CDS encoding L-serine ammonia-lyase yields the protein MEECISVFDMLKIGVGPSSSHTLGPWRAAERFLSELRGNNLLAKTEKIQVDLYGSLSLTGKGHATDLAILLGLSGQDPETIPVDSISKITTQIHTDNVIHLGNEKTIPFFPKSEIIFNKNFLAFHSNGLQFTAFVGDKKTFKATYYSIGGGFVVKEERINAKKKQVLKCAFPFPITKATELLNYSIQENKSISEIVYENEKSMRSEDQIHNELLRIWNTMLECMYIGCHSEGILPGGLHVRRRAFDMHQDLIGLSNYNSPQTWLEQIRKTEVKFRQILKWVSCFALAVNEVNASLGRVVTAPTNGSAGVIPAVLMYYLVIENHQAGEKEIKQFLMVAGEIGSIFKKGATISAAMGGCQAEIGVSSAMAAAALCEVMGGTPSQVLIAAEIAMEHHLGLTCDPVEGLVQIPCIERNSMGAIKAINAAELALATDPKNAKVPLDKVVDTMWQTAKDMNSKYKETSQGGLAIAVNMADC from the coding sequence ATGGAAGAATGTATATCAGTATTTGATATGTTAAAAATTGGAGTTGGTCCATCAAGTTCGCATACTTTAGGCCCTTGGCGTGCTGCCGAACGATTTTTATCAGAGCTTAGAGGAAATAATTTATTGGCTAAAACTGAAAAAATTCAAGTCGATTTGTATGGCTCATTATCATTAACAGGCAAAGGTCATGCTACTGACTTAGCTATTTTATTAGGCTTAAGTGGACAAGACCCTGAAACAATTCCAGTAGATAGCATTTCTAAAATAACTACTCAAATTCATACAGATAATGTAATTCATTTAGGAAATGAAAAGACAATTCCGTTTTTTCCTAAAAGCGAAATTATTTTCAACAAAAATTTTCTAGCATTCCATTCTAACGGTCTACAATTCACTGCTTTTGTTGGAGATAAAAAAACATTTAAAGCTACCTATTATTCTATTGGAGGAGGATTTGTAGTCAAAGAAGAACGAATTAATGCCAAAAAGAAACAAGTACTAAAATGTGCTTTTCCGTTTCCTATTACTAAAGCCACCGAACTGCTAAATTATTCTATCCAAGAAAACAAGTCGATTTCAGAAATTGTATATGAAAACGAAAAATCAATGCGTTCTGAAGATCAAATTCATAATGAATTGCTGCGTATTTGGAATACTATGTTAGAATGCATGTACATTGGCTGTCATTCTGAAGGAATATTACCTGGGGGATTGCATGTTAGACGAAGAGCTTTCGATATGCACCAAGATTTGATTGGATTATCCAATTACAATTCACCTCAAACTTGGTTAGAACAAATCCGAAAAACAGAGGTGAAATTTCGCCAAATTTTAAAATGGGTAAGTTGTTTTGCTTTGGCAGTTAATGAAGTAAATGCTTCACTAGGCAGAGTTGTTACAGCGCCTACCAATGGTAGTGCTGGAGTAATTCCTGCAGTATTAATGTACTATTTAGTAATCGAAAATCATCAAGCTGGAGAAAAAGAAATCAAACAATTTTTGATGGTAGCCGGTGAGATTGGAAGTATTTTCAAAAAAGGAGCTACTATATCAGCTGCCATGGGAGGCTGTCAAGCCGAAATAGGCGTTTCGTCAGCAATGGCTGCAGCAGCACTCTGTGAAGTAATGGGAGGAACTCCTAGTCAAGTTTTAATAGCAGCAGAAATTGCTATGGAACATCATTTAGGTCTTACTTGTGACCCTGTAGAAGGATTAGTTCAAATTCCGTGTATTGAACGAAATAGCATGGGAGCTATCAAAGCAATAAACGCAGCTGAACTAGCATTGGCTACCGATCCCAAAAATGCAAAAGTACCTTTAGATAAAGTAGTCGATACCATGTGGCAAACCGCCAAAGATATGAACTCAAAATACAAAGAAACCTCTCAAGGAGGATTAGCAATAGCTGTAAATATGGCTGATTGTTAA
- a CDS encoding RluA family pseudouridine synthase, producing the protein MLGKIISNKDNLQVLHEDNHLIVVNKRVGDIVQGDKTKDKPLSEIVKEYIKAKYNKPGEVFLGVVHRLDRPTTGIVLFARTSKALSRMNELFSNRETQKTYWAVVKNKPKKPHDKLVHYLKRNEKNNTSKAHLKEVPDSKLASLDYQIIKELTNYTALEIHLHTGRHHQIRAQLAAIGSPIKGDLKYGFDRSNPDGGIHLHARKLSFTHPVSKEALTIIAPTPDDVIWNFI; encoded by the coding sequence ATTTTGGGAAAAATTATTTCTAATAAGGATAATCTACAGGTACTTCACGAAGACAATCATCTCATCGTAGTCAATAAACGCGTTGGTGATATCGTTCAAGGAGATAAAACGAAAGACAAACCACTTAGCGAAATTGTCAAAGAATACATCAAAGCAAAATACAACAAACCAGGAGAAGTGTTTCTAGGAGTAGTGCATCGTTTGGATAGACCCACAACTGGCATTGTCCTTTTTGCAAGAACGAGTAAAGCGTTGTCCAGAATGAACGAGCTTTTTAGTAATCGAGAAACTCAAAAAACCTATTGGGCTGTTGTAAAAAATAAACCTAAAAAACCGCACGACAAATTAGTTCATTACCTCAAAAGGAATGAAAAAAACAATACTTCTAAAGCACACTTAAAAGAAGTACCTGATAGTAAATTAGCTAGTTTGGATTACCAAATTATTAAAGAATTAACCAACTATACCGCTTTAGAAATTCATCTTCATACAGGAAGACACCACCAAATTAGAGCGCAATTGGCTGCAATTGGTTCTCCCATTAAAGGGGATTTGAAATACGGTTTTGACCGAAGTAATCCTGACGGCGGAATTCATTTACATGCCAGAAAACTGAGTTTTACTCACCCTGTTTCCAAAGAAGCTTTAACTATAATTGCCCCTACTCCTGATGATGTAATTTGGAATTTTATTTGA
- a CDS encoding aldehyde dehydrogenase: MNYKTDIGYRKEILTRLLSNIISYENEIVKALQEDFSKPAFESVVTETSYVISDLKYTIKNLSRWAKPKKVFPFVLNIPSSDTIYKEPYGKVLVIAPWNYPFQLALCPVIAAVAAGNQVVLKPSELTPKTAEIIETILSKTFPTNHVEVVQGGVEITSRLLEQRWDYIFFTGSVAVGKIIAKAAAKNLTPVTLELGGKNPCIVDETANLRLAAKRIVWGKFINAGQTCIAPDYILVHKNSKSYFIQFLKEEITKAYGENPELSPDFARIINTKNWSRLVEMIEDTKVLFGGKYTSETHYISPTLIEENNLDSLIMQDEIFGPLLPILTYEEETEIDSIISKYEKPLALYIFSERRSFCNKIIATHSFGGGCINDTMIHFSNKQLPFGGVGNSGIGAYHGKLSFDVFSHHKGVVKKATWIDLPLRYAPYKDKLASVKKILNWL; this comes from the coding sequence ATGAATTACAAAACCGACATTGGTTACCGAAAGGAAATTCTGACTCGTTTGTTAAGCAATATCATTTCGTATGAAAATGAAATTGTAAAGGCATTACAAGAGGATTTTAGCAAGCCTGCTTTTGAATCTGTAGTTACCGAAACGAGTTATGTTATCTCTGATTTAAAATACACTATTAAAAATTTATCCCGTTGGGCAAAACCAAAAAAAGTTTTCCCTTTTGTATTAAACATTCCTTCTTCAGATACCATTTACAAAGAACCCTACGGAAAAGTATTAGTAATTGCACCTTGGAATTACCCTTTTCAATTGGCACTTTGTCCTGTAATAGCAGCTGTTGCAGCAGGAAATCAAGTAGTTTTAAAACCTTCGGAGTTAACACCCAAAACCGCCGAAATTATCGAAACTATCCTTAGTAAAACGTTCCCAACCAATCATGTGGAAGTAGTACAAGGTGGTGTTGAAATAACAAGTCGTTTACTAGAACAACGTTGGGATTATATTTTCTTTACGGGTAGCGTAGCAGTTGGTAAAATCATTGCGAAAGCCGCTGCGAAAAACTTAACTCCCGTAACTTTAGAATTAGGAGGTAAAAATCCTTGTATTGTTGATGAAACCGCTAATTTAAGATTGGCAGCCAAACGAATCGTTTGGGGGAAATTCATCAATGCTGGACAAACTTGTATAGCTCCCGATTATATTTTGGTTCATAAAAATAGTAAATCGTATTTTATACAGTTCTTAAAAGAGGAGATTACCAAAGCTTATGGTGAAAATCCTGAACTTTCTCCAGATTTTGCTCGAATAATCAATACTAAAAACTGGTCCCGTTTAGTCGAAATGATTGAGGATACTAAAGTTCTTTTTGGTGGTAAATACACTAGTGAAACCCATTACATCTCTCCTACTCTAATTGAGGAAAATAATCTTGATAGTTTAATTATGCAGGATGAGATATTTGGTCCGTTATTACCCATTCTGACCTATGAAGAGGAAACCGAAATCGATAGTATTATTTCAAAATACGAAAAACCGTTGGCTTTGTATATTTTCAGCGAGAGAAGATCATTTTGTAACAAGATAATTGCTACACATTCTTTTGGAGGAGGTTGTATTAACGATACTATGATTCATTTCTCTAATAAGCAATTGCCTTTTGGAGGAGTTGGAAATAGTGGCATTGGGGCCTACCATGGAAAATTAAGTTTTGATGTTTTTTCGCACCATAAGGGAGTGGTCAAAAAAGCAACTTGGATAGACTTACCGTTACGATATGCACCTTATAAAGACAAATTAGCATCAGTAAAAAAAATATTAAATTGGCTATAA
- a CDS encoding nuclear transport factor 2 family protein, with protein sequence MKKILLGFLLFITGSLYSQNQEVKNVIETFFQGFHAKDSIVMKSVCSDKLILQSIISNVKGTKLINENSKDFYRSIATIPVATLFEEKLLDYTIQVDGAMAHVWTPYEFFINGKFSHRGVNAFTMYKENENWKIVYIIDTRRK encoded by the coding sequence ATGAAAAAAATACTATTGGGGTTTTTGTTGTTCATAACAGGATCTCTCTACTCGCAAAATCAAGAAGTCAAAAATGTTATTGAAACTTTTTTTCAAGGGTTTCATGCTAAAGATTCTATTGTTATGAAATCGGTTTGTTCAGATAAGTTGATTTTGCAATCTATTATTTCGAATGTAAAAGGGACTAAATTAATCAATGAGAATTCGAAAGATTTTTATCGTTCCATTGCAACTATTCCAGTTGCTACTCTTTTCGAAGAAAAGCTATTAGATTATACGATTCAAGTTGATGGAGCAATGGCCCATGTTTGGACACCGTATGAGTTTTTTATTAATGGAAAATTTAGCCATCGAGGTGTTAATGCATTTACAATGTATAAAGAAAATGAAAATTGGAAGATTGTTTATATTATTGATACCAGACGAAAATAA